The following are encoded in a window of Paenibacillaceae bacterium GAS479 genomic DNA:
- a CDS encoding Glycosyltransferase, catalytic subunit of cellulose synthase and poly-beta-1,6-N-acetylglucosamine synthase produces the protein MEQQLGLVDYLFLYCMICIWLMLLINIVLTFGGYRYYLKTLTMRVEEPLEEYPSVSVLIPAHNEEKVIGQTVSAIMQLDYPSDKLEIIVINDNSSDGTGEILTELQLSRPDINLRVLTTDAITGGKGKSGALNNGYAISKGEILAVYDADNTPERSALKILVHTLCRNDRLGAVIGKFRTRNSSKNWLTRFINIETLGFQWMVQAGRWQLFGLCTIPGTNFVVRRSLIERMGGWDTRAIAEDTEISFRIYRFGYKIQYMPLSVTWEQEPETIPVWMKQRSRWVKGNVYVLLKNIRLLFSRESKYIRFDLIYFCSVYFLFLSSAVLSDAIFILGILGLIEYNIAGNTVLLWMMAFLVFVLEMAIALSMEKGQSRPRNIGLVAIMYFTYCQLWLIVAVNGFYQFIRDAILRREARWYKTERF, from the coding sequence ATGGAGCAGCAGCTTGGCCTCGTGGACTACTTATTTTTATACTGCATGATCTGTATTTGGCTCATGCTGCTGATCAATATTGTGCTGACTTTTGGCGGCTACAGGTATTATCTGAAAACATTGACCATGAGAGTGGAAGAGCCGTTGGAGGAGTATCCATCGGTATCGGTGCTAATTCCGGCTCACAACGAGGAAAAAGTAATCGGGCAAACCGTCAGCGCCATCATGCAGCTTGATTATCCTTCGGACAAGCTGGAAATTATCGTCATCAACGACAATTCCAGCGATGGTACGGGCGAAATTCTGACCGAGCTGCAGCTTAGCCGCCCGGATATTAATCTTCGTGTCCTGACGACTGACGCTATCACAGGCGGCAAAGGCAAGTCCGGGGCGCTCAACAATGGTTATGCGATAAGCAAAGGTGAGATTTTGGCCGTTTATGACGCTGACAATACACCGGAGCGCTCCGCGCTGAAAATTTTGGTTCATACATTATGTCGCAACGATCGTCTTGGAGCGGTCATCGGCAAGTTCCGCACTCGCAACAGCAGCAAAAACTGGCTCACACGTTTCATCAATATCGAGACGTTGGGCTTTCAATGGATGGTACAGGCCGGCCGCTGGCAGCTGTTCGGGCTATGCACGATTCCGGGTACCAACTTTGTCGTGCGCCGCAGCCTGATCGAGCGTATGGGAGGATGGGATACACGGGCGATTGCCGAGGATACCGAGATCAGCTTCCGGATTTACCGCTTTGGCTACAAGATCCAGTACATGCCGCTGTCGGTCACCTGGGAGCAAGAGCCGGAGACGATTCCTGTCTGGATGAAGCAGCGCAGCCGCTGGGTGAAGGGCAATGTTTATGTGCTGTTAAAAAACATCCGACTGCTTTTTTCCCGCGAATCCAAGTATATCCGCTTTGACTTAATCTATTTCTGCTCCGTCTATTTCCTCTTTCTCAGCTCAGCGGTGCTCTCCGATGCGATCTTCATTCTCGGCATTCTAGGACTGATCGAGTACAACATCGCCGGCAACACCGTGTTGCTCTGGATGATGGCTTTTCTCGTGTTTGTACTGGAAATGGCGATTGCTCTCAGCATGGAAAAGGGTCAGAGTCGGCCGCGTAATATCGGGCTGGTCGCAATTATGTATTTCACCTATTGCCAGTTGTGGCTGATCGTTGCTGTCAACGGGTTTTATCAATTCATCCGCGATGCCATTCTCCGACGGGAAGCAAGATGGTACAAGACGGAACGGTTCTGA